The nucleotide window gactgatTTTATTCACAGCTTCTGTTTTCCACTTTTTTATGAGCATGTTTCAAAATTATGCCAAACAAAACAACAGTTTTTGGATATCCATGGTATAATCAAGTATATGTTTCATTTCCTTATTCGATCTTTTTTAGGGTACCTCTCTCCTGGCAGCAATAGGGTACCTCTTCTGGCTGCTATAGCTTCTCTCATAGATTggtagcaaaaaataaaaaatttaattcatcaaggtcatgcaagtttatttcatttctttatagtGTCATACGAGTTTTACATATTACATATGTTCTTATTGTTAAGAATACCAATGcgaaatagagagagaaagaataggAACAACAAAGATGGCTAGGGTTTCATAGAATATCAATAGCATAACATTACAAAAAGTTATAagagaatatataataaaaccTAATGGACTCTAACTTACTAATATAAAAGCCCAATAATCTAAGctaaattgcttttttgacatagaaaacttcctattgacacaagtaatttaCATAATTTCCCCtagcggcagttaacaaccgttaGCCTAAGCgccggcagttaacaaccgctggaacccagcggcagttaactgtcgttcaCACTAGTTAACAGAACCAGTGCAGtctgtaacaacccgattttttgctttatttattttaattactttttttgtgtgtttatatgtgcttgtgtgtgatcatTGTTCTTGAGTGCATTTTcgtgggtttccgtgttagaaagGGTAATTTAGTCTTTTTGGACTTAGgcgtattttggtcattttgggagaacgggtaaattataaattttggtgagaattatttttagtatttagtGGGAACCGTTATTTtgctaagttactagagtaataaTCAAGAGTTTACCGTTGGTAGAATTGTACCGTTTAGTAATAATCAACAttattggggattttgggtaaaaaggggttgaaacccgtaacattttctgcCGAACTGTGAACGTTCGCTTAAGGGTTCGCCTAAGCGACcggtaagcgaacattcatatgaatttctgggttCAGGTCGCTCAAGCGACCTGCGAGCGAGCTGGTAAGCGTACTTTCTGGTAGCttctggaactcgttcgcttaagcgaactgatgAGCGACCAGCCAGCGACCAGAAAGCGTACACTTCAGGtggctactggaactcgttcgcttaagcgaaccaggtggtcgcttaagcgagcaagCCCAGTTTCAGCCACTGCCTTAATCTTTTCTTCCGAGACTTAGGGGGctaatccgagctttgtaaaataattctttcaacatgtttaactactgtttaaGCCTCTAAATCTACTAGAACACGATTAGCTTGCCTAAACTTATATTTACtatttgagtcttaacttggaaGTTTTTGAGAAATTTAGACTTTTGCCGAAAACAATCGTTTGCAAACAATGGAACTCACAAGTTGAACATacaactcatatagacttaggtaagacttgtaagAGTAGTGAAACGTCTTAATCATTtcaaaagtgatatttcgggtgggaatgtgaaagattgtgaaattgggtttttcgTACGAACTTAAGTTATTCTTGGATTAATGTCTAATAGTCCGGAggtggcttaagctcatgactatatgattgattaaggttgtttgagaactttcaacttgtctatgttgttttgtcttgggaattatcaatgttggtcgtttgccacttgatacgttTTTGGTTGGAAATGTTCCTTGAGTCAATAGTCATACTTTTTATTTGGGACTATTtttatatgactaagtgaagttgtatgaataaATGATTGTATGTTGGATATAATGAATATCATGAGATGTGCATGTTCTCTTATTTAGAACGTAAAGAATGTTTGAATGATGAAACTATATGAGATAgtaaatgttgatttttgataatcatgttgatgtggtgATAATGAATCTTATCATTTgattgtgtatggacatgttttcttgataatgcaaatgttgtggagatgatcaatgtatttggaagttgtcctctatattgtggtgaaaattgtgaATTGATTTCGCATTATtgagtcttgttacatgtccaggcatcatagtcgtgttgagattgatatgatgtttttgttacaTCATTGGGCttcggcctagcagagatcatttagtgatctagttttgtggacttcggtcttgcagagatccattagtgatctagattgtgggcttcggccttgcagagacctttgacggtctagatataggtgacgaccttgaagtGAAATAGtatcacatgcatatatgtgtcgggCTAGGTGCACAtcatgcatgagtcttattgGTGAAATATGAATGGTAACTATGTGTGAATAATGTGATTGAAGaatgttcatgacacatgtgactGGTGATTGATTGATGTGAGACATCGAGATTATAGTATGAATATATATGTGTGATATTATTATCGGATTAAATGCATGATATTTGAATGgaattattcatgttaattattatttgaattatgatgatgtaatacttacccctagtggttttgacctcctacctgtctgtatgggtgggtagacgttgtgcatgaTTAGTTGCTCTGGTGAGTCTTTTGtacttggtggatatcgggagctttctccggtATAGGTGTTAGTTGCGTCTAGGCTCGCTCTAATCTAGGCGTCTGTTagatttatttgttggattttcTTTTATGTTAGAGATTTACCCTATGTTGGGATTTGGAGAtacatctatgttgatgtagtATTGATTCCTGATatgtatatttggattactcGGGTTTATATTCCGCTACGATTGTCGAGATTTATATGCATgcttttggttttgaattttgtatgatgacgtagcatctatttcttgaataaatgtactattcgcatgtttaattgcttaaattgaaatagggtgttacacaGTCTGCACTGGTTTAACCCAAGAAATTTGTCCTGTTTTACCTATAATTTCAAACGGAAATTCCGGAGGAAATCAAACCGAAACAAAAACATCCAGCAATCACAAACAGGAACATTTCATAGGTTATCAATTATTCGGTAGCATTACCCAAAATCGATAATGTGTTAACGTTTCACaattgtttgaaattcatcaaatttttcACATTATGTAACACATTACACGTAATGtacattaattactaataaatgtgaaactcaaatatatatatatatatatatatatatatatatatatagttaaaggTTATTTACATATCACTCAAAAAATTGGTTATTACATTATATATCCCAAAAAATACGTCGGCGCGTATCAACCAAAAAACGGATTAACATCGACTAAAAGTGTCATATTTCATCTAACAAAAGCAAATCATTTAAATGTTCTATAACATCTTCAAATTTTTCGTTTCCTTTAACCGTAgtgtcatcaaacataattggaTTGTCTTTAGTTGTTGGTTTTTTTGGTGGAACCGATCTCTCTTTGTCATCAATCTCCATGAGTGCTCGGAAACGATCGTGTTGATCCAAGAATTCATAATCCCATGTTTTTTTCCTCATCGATCCTATGATTTATCCACTCCGTGGATGATAGAGGTAGTGGAAAACCATCTTTCAACGAAAGAATGACAAAATGATTTGGGATTAAACCAAGGCAAATCATGTTGCTTTTCGCATCAACCGGAGGCGCACCTCTAAGTGGGAAAAAAGTCTCGGAGACTCCAATATCAAGGGTAGTCATCTCCACCATCGGCCTATTGTAACAAGATGCAACGATGATTGTATCTCCCCAACTTGGTTTGCCAACATCTCATCTAGTTTATTCCAACAAGTACCTAAATCACCTTTGAACGGTTTGACTTTCCAGTTTTTCTCTTACGAAATGAACATATCCAttctcttccaactttgagaTTAGATATTTCATCTCCGTCAAGTCACCCCTTTCTGCCTTTTCGAATTtgtgacgttcattgtagacttGCTTGATATTTTTGATGGACTCGGTCAAGTCatgtacaatcttcttgtccTCCTCCATTAATCTTCCGGCAAGAAGGTGCCTTGCTACATAATGCACCATCTCATGGTTGTGAACGCCATTAAGAATAGCCAATTTCCATGCATTGTTTTCCCTCACGACATATCCACGCACCTTGAACAAacacccacattttcttgatcTTGTTGCTTCATGCTTCACTTTTGTCTTCGGTAATTTTTGCCCGCCTCTCCGTTCACAAACCAACTCCAACATAGCATTTTTAACTTCACAAGATCTTCTAATGATAACCGTAAATCCAGCCCTATTTGCTTGTCGACGGACCCAACCGAGCAATTCCTCTTTATCTTTCCATGTATCTCGTGCTGAAAAGAAATGAGCCGTGTCCACTTCGTTGTCACGAAGTTTACAAACATCGGAATTAACGCTTGAAGCCTCTACTTTAACGGAAGcttctgtaacgccctctctaattatttgattattttaaatgagtttagaatatacttatatgatttgtgtgatttatatgatttattttgataagtgatattttgttatgatatatgttatatatttattaatataatatatatgttatttgatttagaaatatatatatatatatatatatatatatatatatatatatatatgtgtgtgttatttgatttagaaatataatatatgttatttggttcagaaatatatatgattcgttatagaaatatatatatgatttgttatagaaataaatgttatttatcatagaaatatgtatgatttgttgtagaaatatatgtcatttgctatggagatataaatgatttgttatggaaatatatatgttatagagatatatttattatttattattgttatagaaatattttatatatatgtatatattagaatagaatattaatatttggatttaagagaaaaataagtaggttaaagatttatataaataggagagacctagtttagaaaaacataacgtacgtacgactgcttttggagaaaagggagaaaagccaagagaagagggagagacctagaggggctgcgatttcctgattataaggtaagggtgagactaactttgcaattctattaagtatgtgaatcaatggttaagtttaacatgaattaggatgagtttaagaataatcgaaaattaggtcaaattgatagaattgatgattaaacggtggaaacttgttaaaaatatgtagaaactgtccttagaccttagataatgatttagatgaattctggaattgaaattaggctttgaaccatgttgtgtgttggatttttgagaaaaaccctagtctgcccgtgcttctgttcatcgctcgccacggcgagtgatgatcctcgcctcgcgagtgatgaacttcatcgctcgccacgcgagcccctttccttcgcctcgcgagttgcttggttcaactcgccatggcgagcaaccctttctcgcttcgcgagctcaggcagagagcatgttagattttgtgtttcgaccttttgagttgaaccttagatgcctttgagtacctttaggtgcctactattgattagagaatgatttagaacgagattgaacctagaacaaccttagttggaaagttggcttgtactcgccacggcgagcagatgctctcgcctcgcgagcacttccagaattgagtgcttttgaggaatttgagacctgagtcgtttgattggattaggaatggaactttaggtactaatgagacctatctaagatgttaactgttatttgtgaagctgtattgaaatgctaagtgtttataatgtgatttattgattgattgcattacttgaattattattgaatgattagaaagttgttgaaaatgaattgatattaagctgttgatatgatctgattatgctgttattgttatttaactaagttgcatgagttgttgttgattatcatttgatattgttatatcctgagatgtttatgtgtcgcctatgttgttgttgttggttatgtgaaatatttatatgccttatgtggaagatgtttgatgtttaagttgttgatgcttcacattaatattgttatgttgtgaactgcaattgatatattgatatctctctattgttgtgtgatttgactgtgatactgctgttatttaactaagtgcatgatgtctatatatatatattgaaatgatgacgtttagctccaaattattggatgcatgatgatatgttgattacgatgattacggtgttttgttgttaagagtccatgcataacaTTTCATTGAgttttgtcctcaccacgattaggagctttgtcctccgcacgttttaggagctttgtcctccgcacgataaaagtatattaatacttatgatgacgattggtaccacatgcatataagtgtctaagttgcattgtcgcatatgtcgagtcaaggtcgttgttgatgaattatcatccatgagttgttaagttgtcgatgaattatcatccatgagtttgtcgagttgtgttctacccatgtgttgttaaagaagtacctacgaagattatacgatgtgaattatatgatgttgactaaaatattgctatgttgtttaacatgttgattatgatattgttatgttgctacgttgtttaagatattgattatgatattgttatgttgctatgttgtttaacatgttgattatgatactgttatgttgctacgttgtttaagatattgattatgatattgttacgttgctatgttgtttaagataatgattatgatattgttaagttgttatgatgttgtgtataattgttactattaagtgatgaatatgttgttctatatatgattattattattaagtgaatatcatgttatgttgttgttatattattatattatgacgagatgatgtatatataatcattattattattaagtgaatatcatgttacgttgttgttatattattataagaagatgtttatgttatgatgtagataattattactattaataagagatgattatattgtgttgttttaaagttattagtgatgatgattacatgatgatatctatgagttgttaagtgtacttggtgatgtttatgttaaattgataagttgtcttttattaatgaattgataatgagatgtttgatgaataattatgattatgaattaatgatgttgttatgttgtgtatgaattaggattaagatgttgttatgctatatatgaactatgactatgatgtgatgatctatgtttgttacgatttggttaatatgtgttaaatgataactagaagttggttgagttattaagaattattacatgaagaattattattactaatagatgaagttatttgtgttgttaaatataattattgaattatatgcttgatattattgttttgtgaaatctcaccccttctgcttgaaaatgttgctcttcgtatgagtaacttgcaggtattaatgattagtaggagtggtggctcaagtgtctttaggtgctctgatacgtaacgggatgggaatttgttattgctttctattccttacgtattgtttctgaagagttatgactatgtttttagaatggatttttatgacataattgtaaagaggctttagtgtcaaagactgttttgattattgaataattaccgctgcgaagtattaaagaatttttagttattgaattttaaaggataaatagttatttatacagtttatgattttaagaaaagaatgtgacattccgtttaggtgaattactctgattaaataaatgaaattttcacgttgggaaaccGGGGTGTTACAGCTTCGACCTTAATGGGAGCTTCAACCTTAACGGAATCGACAACACTACGTTTTCAATCAGAAGAACCAAAAGGGGGAGAAATGCAATGCAATCAGAAGAACCAAAAGGGGGAGAAATGCAATCAATCGGAAGAACCAAAAGGGGAGAAGTGCaatgcaatcaatcaaaagAATCAATAGGGGGAGAAGTGCAATGGAATCAGAAGAATCAAAAAGGGGAGAGAAGTGCAATCAATCAGAAGAACCAAAGGGGGGAGAAGTGCAATGCAATCAGAAGAATCAAAAGGGAGAGAAGTGCAATGCAATCAAACAGAAGAATCAAAATGGAAGAAGATTGTCAGTTTAGTTATAAATTGTGGTTGTGGTTGTGGTCACTAGCTATGATTGCTTGCATTACGGATTTTGCGATACGTATTGTGGTGGTTAAGgctacttgattttttttcatttttgcacCAATTATTGCGGTGGTCTCGGTTTATGTGAGGACTAAACTACACTTGTAAACATACTCTCCTGCTTTTCCTTTAGATCCTCGATGCTATAGACCAATGTCGTTGAAAGAAACCAATCTTACAATTATTCTATAACACCCTAGCTTTCTAGATCACAAATactgttggtgtaagccctagaggccaatagtttatgttaaacctatcttatgtatcatgacttttattattggataatatatggcactctttattatatttagataatgttaataaagtccttagaatagatagttcgtgtaataatatattaagtgtgacttaatcatgagattacattatcttatagaacgctattcttaaatgaatccgtagtcaaagctttaatatgaataaaggataataataaagcgtcgagactattatgtatgtagactgatgaccgcatctcatgggtcatagatatgagatatcaagtctatacatagatataaatattaggagtaatatttatattggattgacccactgtgagaatactacatagtaagttatgaaattgtcataagatattctcacaatgataataatgtatatcgctcttagacctgaaaccactatgatctctagatgtggactcaagtgttttgttgccattctaacgttgtctgtaaaaggataacaataacgttggttgatgggcacttgatgaatcatgctgagggtcatgagtgtcctagatgggatttgtccctcctcataaacaggagatatatctttaggcctcttgatgaaatatgactataaatatgcatggccatgctgaactaagtcaatataagatattggacttattcgttaaatagtacatttcggaatcaagataaatgaacattgatctatacaagggtgacactatctatgccttgagatcaatgaagatattgagacaaaggagtaattatacacatatgtattatcatgaaaggtttcgtcagatcacttgacattcttgtcacttgggtagcaatgatgtgttgctagataccgctcattgtttatgatattaaatgatggatttaatatcattgccaacgtgactagaacctaaagggtcacacacaaagagcagtcaaaagagatatgtataagtacgacttatataaagggtgcgcttagtaaataatgctaatgatttagcaatatttactaaactcgtattgggcttagtgaagtcaaaaacgagtttgacttgcaaagcacataaggagttctataaatagaaccctagtgcaatagtttgcggttacgttcttttgcagaaacccaagctctctgacttccgtcttcttggctagcaccgaggttttggaagagcactgttcgtgtggacttgatagaggctctgctaattgcttggctgtgatcgtgATACCGGTTCGCAGATTCCACCGCTCGTTTTTCAGACCAACCGAAttaaggtaacaatcgaatcactggttcaagttttaattcgtaatgatccaaggaaagtaaatcgaatttttccgctgcttattctgattatgtcgatttaccttcaAATACCACAAGAGTTCtcagaaaaagtgtttaatctaaAGAAGTTGGAGACTTTAGAGTGTGTTAGTAAATTGATTATATGAGTGGATGAAGGTATATATAAGTGTGCGTGAAAGGAGCAAATTTGcctcaaaataaaacttaaaaattaattttgaatcacatCATGTTTAGTATGAAACTATTCAATTAGTGTAAAAATGGAAATCTGAAAACTATGAAGACGGACATGAAGGTCAAGAACATTGACTCGACTCATAACAATTTTAGATTAAGAATGAATCGATTCAATACTGCATAGGCAGGGATTTGAGTCGAATCATGGTTTCCATATGAAGATTGATACGATATGAAGAACTTTGATATGATTCAACAACTAGAGGTCAATAACCAAAAATAATGAATGGATCGAATCAGAATCTTATTGAATGGATTTAAAATCCTTAAACCAAACACATGAGGCAAACCATGATTCGATTTAACAGTTGtgttgtagtatgactcaaaatttgatggatgaagaatattgttaataaaaatataaaagatttgttttaaatatactttgtgctgaaaatatatttatggacaataaatatatttttgtaccgtATGAAAGAAGATtagatgcaaatatattttgaaagggaattttgatgcaaatattctttcattgaaggagaaaaaaagaaaCGTATCTTCAACGTGATATAcgttccaaatttatgagttatatttctctataaatataaaccttgtatcagatgaatttgtgagagagatagagagaaccagaaaacaagggtttagaagcTAACacaaaaactagggtttgtagaATTTTCTCTTGgtaacaaacactagggttgagattgattcaccttgggaaacactattatgattgagtctcttggtcacaagaagagattgagacttTAGGTAGATttaggtttgaagactaattcttgtaacccttttgaTATAtctttgtaaagttactcatcattatagtggaacggatggctgctctctcccccagactaggtcagtaTTGGACCGAACTGTGTAAACAAATTTCGtgtgttctctctttctttctctcgctGTTTTGTACttttgcttgtgtttataacttccacatcaagtattttattggtgtgatttttcaacgaattcacaacaaattgCAAGGCAGTCATTTGAATTGAATCACCTTACTTAAATtgtgaaatatttttacaaCGTGTAAAACAATGATCATTTGAATCAAAGGCAATAATCTTGGATACTCTTGTGGagggtgcggttatggtgcataagaaaatccttatgcaccctgcataaatccagaaatggttttggagtacaactcacagaaaccatttccacagtaaaatggttttggcataattgGGTTGGGATTTATGCAAGGTGCTGGAAatcattaagtacatctaatggttttgaagtacaactcacaaaaaccatttctgaatttatgcagggtgcataaggatttccttatgcaccataaccgcaacCTCTTATGGACAATTCGAGACTGGTATTTATTACTAGAGTGCTTTAAAAAACGAATCaaccacttataaacaaattctaacaaaacaacaaagacatcatcaaaacaaaagtaaaagaaCAACTACAACATGCATGTACTATACGAACTCAACATAACACGTgtacattttctttattattagaTTGGTGccgtttaatttgggaaagcaTACTTCTTTCCCACCATGAAAAAATTGCTTTTTCCAGGACACCTGTCCATAGCAACCGGttgtggagagagaaaaaatccTCTGAGcttagttttttaatattgtttgcATTTTTACTAGTGCACCCCCTTTTTTCTCACAACAACACAAAATACAAATCACTATTATTACTGTTCATCCTATGTCTTTGCTTCTGAGAGTATTTTTAATAGCTTGCATCTGATTCCAACTTCATcaattgaagaaaattaaacaTCATTGTGTTTTTATAAATGGGTTTTATCCATATTAATTTTAGAGTtattttcaattgaatttttttattgaatttttttcttattctgaTTCTGGAAATTTCTTTAAACATTTAACTGAATTTTTAAATCCATTCTACACTTAAagaactattttcatataattgGTTTCCTGGCATGATCTCACGGTGCACAAAATAACAACCCTTCCAtgttgttctcttcttccagTAACAGACAACGAGTAACAATTTTTTGCTAGAAACTGAAGAACCTTCTGGAAAAAATAATGCAGTAATTGATGTGAATAATGGTTAAGAACAATGCTTGGAAAATGTTTTGGCGATGAGGGCGAAGAGAACAAAGGATCTGAGAGAGGAATATATTAGCATGTtgttgaaagaagaagaagaagcaacaAAGTTTGGTTGGGGGCCGTTGGGGTTCCTTGTctctattaaaataaaacaataaataaaataaatgcataattgttttttaatagtCTGGTGGAGTCagtttttttgttacacaatAGCCAACAAAAAGTTTCAAACCATTATCAGGTAAAAGATCCAAGTCAtccacataaaaaaatattaaatcaatGGCTATTATTAAGCTTTCCCATCAAGGGAAAGAACTtccctttcccaaattaaacggCACCTATTAGATCGCATCAAAGATCAAAAGTGAAGGTTTCTAAAATACTTGAGGTTGGAtataaaagcatgttgattatcaaaacataatttaTCGTGTTTGGTCACTTTACTTGAAGCAAACTGAATTAAAGGCTGCATATCCCACAACAAAAGTCCCAATCCCCAATCCCACAAGTGAGGAGACCTCCTTCAACTCCTTCAAGTCCATACATGCATGTTTTCCTCCTATCTTTGTAAACTGAAACATTTGCTGGGCAAAGTGTCGATATTCCTTCTTGTGGGTCTATTAAGAAGTTCACCAATGTATCCTTCTTTACATACACATCCGCCCTTCCGTTcgtctaaatatataaaaaataacatcttTAATAAAGTCATGCATGCATTTGAAGACAGGAATCTCCTTACAACAAATTACAAGGAAATATACATGAGAAGGAAAATGATATGTAAGATAAAAACTCATAAGGGTAAATTACCTCTTTAAACTTTGCGAATATATGACAAGGAAAAATAAGACAAATGTCTAAGCTAAACATTCATAGGGCAGCTCTCCTTTGGCAAGTGAATTTCTAGAGCCATATCACTATATCACCTGCCAATAGAGACATGCCCTATGACTGATTTGCTTACTAAAATATAGCAATCCATCTCCCACTCTTGTTCTCTCTAATGTGTCTAGTTTGCCAAGTATTGAATAACACTCTCAACAAGTTATATAAGCTGATTCTCGAGGGTTTAATTCTTTGGATATACTTCTCTTGAATGATACTG belongs to Medicago truncatula cultivar Jemalong A17 chromosome 6, MtrunA17r5.0-ANR, whole genome shotgun sequence and includes:
- the LOC11442646 gene encoding uncharacterized protein, with amino-acid sequence MLELVCERRGGQKLPKTKVKHEATRSRKCGCLFKVRGYVVRENNAWKLAILNGVHNHEMVHYVARHLLAGRLMEEDKKIVHDLTESIKNIKQVYNERHKFEKAERGDLTEMKYLISKLEENGYVHFVREKLESQTVQR